The following proteins come from a genomic window of Methanoculleus caldifontis:
- a CDS encoding replication factor C small subunit, with translation MDGNHTIWIEKYRPRRLDEMVGQKEIVVRLQSYVRTGNLPHLLFTGSAGIGKTTAAVALAREFFGDSWQTNFREMNASDERGIDVVRNQIKEFARTSPLAGATFKILFLDEADALTTDAQAALRRTMETYARTCRFVLSCNYSSKIIDPIQSRCAIYRFRPLDAEAVAEEVRRIAAAEGLTVTQGALDAVVYVASGDMRKAINALQGAAILRPDIDEEMIYQITATARPEEIDELLDLSIAGKFDEAEKALSDLTRGRGIAPNELINQCYRTLVRRDMDRTLKVRLIDALGETDFRLSEGASSDIQMEALLARFVLAAEEHR, from the coding sequence ATGGACGGCAACCACACCATCTGGATAGAGAAGTATCGGCCGCGGAGACTCGATGAGATGGTCGGACAGAAGGAGATCGTGGTGCGCCTCCAATCCTACGTCAGGACCGGGAACCTTCCACACCTCCTCTTCACGGGCAGTGCGGGGATCGGGAAGACCACCGCCGCCGTGGCGCTCGCGCGCGAGTTCTTCGGAGACTCCTGGCAGACGAACTTCCGCGAGATGAACGCCTCCGACGAGCGCGGTATCGACGTCGTCCGGAACCAGATCAAGGAGTTCGCCCGGACGTCCCCGCTCGCCGGCGCGACGTTCAAGATCCTCTTCCTCGATGAAGCGGACGCGCTCACGACGGATGCTCAGGCGGCTCTCCGCCGGACGATGGAGACCTACGCCCGGACCTGCCGGTTCGTCCTCTCCTGCAACTACTCTTCAAAGATCATCGACCCCATCCAGAGCCGGTGCGCCATCTACCGGTTCAGGCCGCTCGATGCCGAAGCAGTCGCCGAGGAGGTCCGGAGGATCGCCGCGGCCGAAGGCCTCACGGTCACACAGGGTGCGCTCGACGCCGTCGTCTACGTCGCATCAGGAGATATGCGCAAAGCGATCAACGCCCTGCAGGGCGCCGCCATCCTCCGGCCCGATATCGACGAGGAGATGATCTACCAGATCACCGCGACGGCCCGGCCGGAAGAGATCGACGAGCTCCTCGACCTCTCGATCGCGGGGAAGTTCGACGAGGCGGAGAAGGCGCTCTCCGACCTGACCCGCGGCCGCGGGATCGCCCCGAACGAGCTGATCAACCAGTGCTACCGCACGCTGGTCCGGCGCGACATGGACCGGACGCTCAAAGTGAGACTGATCGACGCCCTCGGCGAGACCGACTTCCGCCTCTCGGAAGGAGCAAGCAGCGATATCCAGATGGAGGCGCTGCTCGCCCGGTTCGTCCTCGCCGCAGAGGAGCACCGGTGA
- a CDS encoding LAGLIDADG family homing endonuclease: MTEEVTVEVTDLVGEWTKVLKKQYKRELAELSREYPHNRSLVIDFRKILNNKLAFSLLRSPGKVIGDIRDAIVQNKLIKLKEGQDPDLINIRFTNLPQKTDVRAIRADQIDTLVSIEGILRKTTEVRPRIVSAIFRCRTCGKNTDPVPQGYGKFDEPDVCPNCERKTRLDLVMNRCRFVDAQKLRIQESPEGLRGGEQPQTLDIDVTDDLTGIVSPGDRVVVNGILRSVQRVNYGQKSTLFDIYLECNSIEVAEKEFEEVSITEEDEAKIAALARDPLAYKKIARSIAPTIFGTDDVKEAIALQLFGGIAKDMPDGSRLRGDVHVLLVGDPGIAKSQILRYVVKLSPRGIYTSGKSSTSAGLTATAVKDEFGDGRWTLEAGALVLADMGIAAVDEMDKMAKEDRSALHEAMEQQCYDDETEVLTQAGWKFFRDVTADDRVATLSPDGRLEYASPVGFVASAYEGDLYYVKSRQVDLAVTPNHRMYVNLNRRADEWEGFRLVRMDEVPAHKRMRFKKNAVWTGERQETYEILPVVKFANQNDEGKLTDPVTVRLDDWLEFLGYFLSEGSVQRHHETAVPYRVIISQTIPESAETIRQCLERLPFNFSYDGKNFAINAKQLAEHLAPFGKCHEKYVPDYAKSLPPEQIGILLDALMLGDGYVNKTTGVSVYTTSSKRLADDVTELLLKKGWSGNVHLMREAGTVTPNPRGGRSAATHDLYQVTFIRDGQNEPNINTNGKRHIETRPYKGMIYCLEVPNHTLYVRRNGIPVWCGNSISVAKAGITATLKSRCALLGAANPKLGRFDQFVPIGEQIDMPPSLLSRFDLIFVMTDQPETERDGAIAQHIIKTHSVGELIKQHEFSPLPDVDEEYIQRALAPVTPDIDPVLLRKYIAYAKRNCFPILSDGAKEALIAYYMRLRNLAGGNKPVPVTARQLEALVRLAEASARMRLSNTVDTEDTDRILKIVDACLRQVAYDAETGSFDIDKLVTGVTKSQRDIIRSVKEAIRNAAADGGGQAKVEDVINVLVQQGFARDKIEHTIEQLKRGGEVLEPRHGLVKLIG, from the coding sequence GTGACCGAAGAGGTAACCGTCGAAGTCACCGATCTCGTCGGGGAGTGGACGAAGGTCTTAAAGAAGCAGTACAAGCGGGAGCTTGCCGAGCTCTCCCGCGAGTATCCGCACAACCGCTCGCTCGTCATCGATTTCCGGAAGATCCTGAATAACAAGCTGGCATTCTCGCTCCTCCGGAGTCCGGGCAAGGTCATCGGGGATATCCGGGACGCGATCGTCCAGAACAAACTCATCAAGCTCAAGGAAGGCCAGGACCCGGACCTGATCAACATCCGGTTCACGAACCTGCCGCAGAAGACCGACGTCAGGGCTATCCGGGCCGACCAGATCGACACCCTCGTCAGCATCGAGGGGATCCTCCGGAAGACCACCGAGGTCCGTCCCCGGATCGTCAGCGCGATCTTCCGGTGCCGCACCTGCGGGAAGAACACCGACCCGGTCCCCCAGGGCTACGGGAAGTTCGACGAGCCCGACGTCTGCCCGAACTGCGAGCGCAAGACCCGCCTCGACCTGGTGATGAACCGGTGCCGGTTCGTCGACGCCCAGAAACTCCGGATCCAGGAGTCGCCCGAAGGCCTCAGGGGCGGCGAGCAGCCCCAGACGCTCGATATCGACGTCACCGACGACCTCACCGGCATCGTCTCGCCGGGCGACCGGGTGGTGGTGAACGGTATCCTGCGGTCGGTGCAGCGGGTCAACTACGGCCAGAAGAGCACGCTCTTTGACATCTACCTCGAGTGCAACTCGATCGAGGTCGCCGAGAAGGAGTTCGAGGAGGTCTCGATCACCGAGGAGGACGAGGCGAAGATCGCTGCGCTCGCCCGCGACCCCCTGGCCTACAAGAAGATCGCCCGGTCGATCGCGCCGACGATCTTCGGCACCGACGACGTGAAGGAGGCGATCGCCCTCCAGCTCTTCGGCGGCATCGCAAAGGATATGCCGGACGGCTCCCGCCTCCGCGGCGACGTCCACGTCCTCCTGGTCGGCGATCCGGGTATCGCAAAGAGCCAGATCCTGCGCTACGTCGTGAAACTCTCGCCCCGCGGGATCTACACGAGCGGCAAGTCCTCGACCTCCGCCGGCCTGACGGCGACGGCGGTCAAGGACGAGTTCGGCGACGGGCGCTGGACGCTCGAGGCCGGTGCGCTGGTCCTCGCGGATATGGGGATCGCAGCCGTCGACGAGATGGACAAGATGGCGAAGGAGGACCGGAGCGCGCTCCACGAGGCGATGGAGCAGCAGTGCTACGACGACGAGACCGAGGTTCTCACACAAGCCGGGTGGAAGTTCTTCCGCGACGTCACCGCCGACGACCGCGTGGCGACCCTCTCTCCCGACGGCAGGCTCGAGTACGCGTCCCCGGTGGGCTTTGTAGCCTCGGCGTATGAGGGCGATCTCTACTACGTCAAATCGCGGCAGGTCGACCTCGCGGTCACGCCGAACCACCGGATGTACGTCAACCTGAACCGGCGGGCCGACGAGTGGGAGGGGTTCCGGCTCGTCCGCATGGACGAGGTCCCGGCCCATAAGCGGATGCGGTTCAAGAAGAACGCCGTATGGACAGGGGAGCGGCAGGAGACCTACGAGATCCTGCCCGTCGTCAAGTTCGCGAACCAGAACGACGAAGGGAAACTCACCGATCCCGTCACCGTCAGGCTGGATGACTGGCTCGAGTTCCTGGGCTACTTCCTCTCCGAGGGCTCCGTCCAGCGGCACCACGAGACCGCTGTCCCCTACCGCGTCATCATATCTCAGACGATCCCCGAATCGGCTGAGACGATCCGGCAGTGTCTCGAGCGGTTGCCGTTTAACTTCTCCTACGACGGCAAGAACTTCGCGATCAACGCAAAGCAGCTCGCGGAGCACCTTGCGCCCTTCGGCAAATGCCACGAGAAGTACGTCCCCGATTACGCAAAGAGCCTTCCCCCGGAGCAGATCGGGATACTCCTCGACGCGCTCATGCTCGGCGACGGCTACGTCAACAAGACGACCGGGGTCTCGGTATACACCACCTCCTCAAAGAGGCTCGCCGACGACGTCACCGAGCTCCTGCTGAAGAAGGGGTGGTCGGGGAACGTCCACCTCATGCGGGAGGCCGGGACCGTCACGCCCAACCCGCGGGGCGGAAGATCGGCCGCGACCCACGACCTCTACCAGGTGACGTTCATCCGCGACGGCCAGAACGAGCCGAACATCAATACGAACGGCAAGCGCCACATCGAGACGCGGCCCTACAAGGGCATGATCTACTGCCTTGAGGTCCCGAACCATACCCTCTATGTCCGGCGAAACGGCATCCCGGTCTGGTGCGGCAACTCGATCTCGGTCGCAAAAGCCGGCATCACCGCGACCTTGAAGTCCCGGTGCGCCCTCCTCGGCGCGGCGAACCCGAAATTAGGAAGGTTCGACCAGTTCGTCCCGATCGGGGAGCAGATCGATATGCCGCCCTCGCTCCTCTCCCGGTTCGACCTCATCTTCGTGATGACCGACCAGCCCGAGACCGAGCGCGACGGGGCGATTGCGCAGCACATCATCAAGACGCATTCCGTCGGCGAGCTGATCAAGCAGCACGAGTTCTCGCCCCTGCCGGACGTCGACGAGGAGTACATCCAGCGTGCACTCGCGCCGGTCACCCCCGACATCGACCCGGTGCTTCTCCGGAAGTACATCGCCTACGCGAAGAGGAACTGCTTCCCGATCCTCTCCGACGGGGCGAAGGAGGCGCTGATCGCCTACTACATGCGCCTCCGGAACCTCGCGGGCGGGAACAAGCCCGTCCCGGTCACGGCCCGGCAGCTCGAGGCGCTGGTGCGGCTCGCGGAGGCGAGCGCACGGATGCGCCTCTCAAACACCGTCGATACCGAGGACACCGACCGGATCCTCAAGATCGTCGACGCCTGTCTCCGGCAGGTCGCCTACGACGCCGAGACCGGGAGCTTCGACATCGACAAGCTCGTGACCGGGGTCACGAAGTCGCAGCGCGACATCATCCGGTCGGTCAAGGAGGCGATCCGGAACGCCGCCGCGGACGGAGGCGGCCAGGCGAAGGTCGAGGATGTCATCAATGTCCTGGTGCAGCAGGGCTTTGCCCGCGACAAGATCGAGCATACCATCGAGCAGCTGAAGCGGGGCGGCGAGGTGCTCGAGCCCCGGCACGGGCTGGTGAAGTTGATCGGATAA
- a CDS encoding type II toxin-antitoxin system HicB family antitoxin yields the protein MKTLKIIVERHPDSYVAYPLGLKGVVVAEGDTYEEALAEVKSAIQFHIETFGSDDIIEIFVAEVAV from the coding sequence ATGAAGACCTTAAAGATTATCGTCGAGAGACACCCTGACAGCTATGTCGCCTACCCCCTGGGTCTGAAGGGTGTCGTCGTTGCAGAGGGGGACACCTATGAAGAGGCGCTTGCCGAGGTGAAATCCGCCATACAGTTTCATATAGAGACCTTCGGGAGCGACGATATCATAGAGATCTTCGTTGCCGAAGTCGCTGTTTAG
- a CDS encoding dihydroneopterin aldolase family protein: MITDREKAAFEAGIKLGALYHQFVGTPIARETAGAVETAIEQAVGLQPYVTDITVRLNRDMMVSNRFGYSELAGKMFDVAITTEVGSTVCRARLHLEDDYPMMEIVEFHETSRDTDH; the protein is encoded by the coding sequence ATGATCACCGACCGCGAGAAAGCGGCGTTCGAAGCCGGGATCAAGCTCGGCGCCCTCTACCACCAGTTCGTCGGGACCCCCATCGCCCGCGAGACCGCCGGCGCCGTCGAGACCGCCATCGAACAGGCCGTCGGGCTCCAGCCTTACGTGACGGATATCACCGTCCGGCTGAACCGCGACATGATGGTCTCGAACCGGTTCGGCTACTCGGAGCTTGCCGGGAAGATGTTTGACGTCGCTATCACGACCGAGGTCGGCTCGACCGTCTGCCGGGCCCGGCTGCACCTCGAGGACGACTACCCTATGATGGAGATCGTCGAGTTCCATGAAACCTCCCGCGATACCGATCACTGA
- a CDS encoding TatD family hydrolase translates to MKPPAIPITDDHIHIDPVNGRGIEAAKDFRRGGGTHIFLVTKPSWSLGVEPSTGEDYRAVFDTTLRVADLIRETGLVVYPVFGVHPAEIGRLTERMSLDAAAAVMMAGLDLAARYVEDGRAVALKSGRPHYEVTPEMLAASNAVLYHALELAADCDCAVQLHAESGPCADVVDMAGRAGIAVERVVKHFATPDTPLMPSFIARHEEIPALARSGRRFTMESDYMDENSRPGAVIGPKSVPRFTRRYLEEGLITEEDAWRIHQETPSSTYGVDIALP, encoded by the coding sequence ATGAAACCTCCCGCGATACCGATCACTGACGATCACATCCATATCGACCCCGTGAACGGCCGGGGTATCGAGGCCGCAAAGGACTTCCGCCGCGGCGGGGGGACGCACATCTTCCTGGTCACGAAACCCTCCTGGTCGCTCGGGGTCGAACCGTCCACCGGAGAAGACTACCGGGCGGTCTTTGATACGACGCTCCGGGTTGCCGACCTGATCCGGGAGACCGGGCTCGTCGTCTACCCGGTCTTCGGCGTCCACCCGGCGGAGATCGGCCGGCTTACCGAGCGGATGAGCCTTGATGCGGCCGCCGCCGTGATGATGGCCGGGCTCGACCTTGCGGCCCGCTACGTCGAGGACGGGCGGGCCGTGGCCCTCAAGAGCGGCCGGCCCCACTACGAGGTCACGCCGGAGATGCTCGCCGCCTCAAACGCCGTCCTCTACCACGCGCTCGAACTTGCCGCCGACTGCGACTGCGCCGTCCAGCTCCACGCCGAGAGCGGGCCCTGCGCCGACGTCGTCGATATGGCCGGCCGGGCCGGGATAGCGGTCGAGCGGGTCGTCAAGCACTTCGCGACACCGGATACGCCCCTCATGCCCTCCTTCATCGCGCGGCACGAAGAGATCCCCGCGCTCGCCCGGTCCGGGCGGCGGTTCACGATGGAGAGCGACTACATGGACGAGAACTCCCGGCCCGGCGCGGTCATCGGGCCGAAGTCGGTCCCGCGGTTCACGCGCCGGTACCTCGAGGAGGGGCTCATCACCGAAGAGGACGCCTGGCGCATCCATCAAGAGACCCCGTCGAGCACCTACGGCGTGGATATCGCCCTTCCTTAA
- a CDS encoding DUF424 domain-containing protein, translating to MYLKVHRIPGAGEVVAVCDAELLNVTLMRGDVKVCITGGFYGTERVDEEEVRKALCDAGNANIIGKRAVALAIAMGLVTEADCIMIGDVPHTQIFRI from the coding sequence ATGTACTTGAAAGTGCACCGCATACCGGGTGCCGGTGAAGTGGTGGCTGTCTGCGACGCCGAGCTCCTGAATGTCACCCTGATGCGCGGCGATGTGAAAGTCTGCATCACCGGAGGGTTTTACGGCACGGAGCGTGTCGACGAGGAAGAGGTCAGGAAGGCGCTTTGCGATGCGGGGAACGCAAACATTATCGGGAAGCGTGCCGTAGCCCTGGCCATCGCGATGGGCCTCGTCACCGAGGCGGACTGTATCATGATCGGCGACGTGCCCCACACCCAGATATTCAGGATCTGA
- a CDS encoding 60S ribosomal export protein NMD3, which produces MNIQTSICPRCGQPSEEGLCPQCRAAEVRLLTCQPRVMAVYCPVCESQKRGKTWSDLHMPREDLIAELAVSATNIHEDAKNIQVNVRAQETGPNRTTCTIDVEATLYTVPVRETCTTEILWQKESCDRCSRISGGYYEGIVQVRATDRRINAYEREVATSIAEQAEESLQQGGDRFSFISDLQETRDGVDVTVGTQHLGQEISRMITGALGGRFTTHPKLVGEKEGRALYRITYSIRLPFYQKGDVVVSRGGYFEVRDIDGKRLRVFDLQSGQGRSLAEGEVERLLGNVREAESAIVVYTQPNVVGLMDPRTFQTREVNPVPWTFPVEGQPIRVLRDEEQDRLVIVG; this is translated from the coding sequence ATGAACATACAGACGAGCATCTGCCCCCGCTGCGGGCAGCCAAGCGAAGAAGGACTCTGCCCGCAGTGCCGGGCCGCGGAGGTCCGGCTGCTCACCTGCCAGCCCCGCGTGATGGCCGTCTACTGTCCGGTCTGCGAGTCGCAGAAACGCGGCAAGACCTGGTCCGACCTGCACATGCCGCGGGAGGACCTCATCGCCGAACTGGCCGTATCGGCAACGAACATTCACGAAGACGCAAAGAACATCCAGGTCAACGTCCGGGCCCAGGAGACCGGGCCGAACAGGACGACCTGCACCATCGATGTGGAGGCAACCCTCTACACGGTCCCGGTCCGGGAGACCTGCACGACCGAGATCCTCTGGCAGAAGGAGTCCTGCGACCGGTGCAGCCGGATCTCCGGCGGCTACTACGAGGGGATCGTCCAGGTGCGGGCGACCGACAGGAGGATCAACGCCTACGAGCGCGAGGTCGCGACGAGCATCGCGGAACAGGCCGAAGAGTCGCTCCAGCAGGGAGGCGACCGCTTCTCGTTCATATCGGACCTCCAGGAGACCAGAGACGGCGTCGACGTCACCGTCGGGACGCAGCACCTCGGCCAGGAGATCTCGCGGATGATCACGGGGGCGCTCGGCGGCCGGTTCACGACCCACCCGAAGCTCGTGGGGGAGAAGGAAGGGAGGGCGCTCTACCGGATCACCTACTCCATCCGGCTTCCGTTCTACCAGAAGGGCGACGTGGTGGTCTCGCGGGGCGGCTACTTCGAGGTGCGCGACATCGACGGAAAGCGCCTCCGGGTCTTCGACCTCCAGAGCGGCCAGGGCCGGTCCCTCGCCGAGGGCGAGGTCGAGCGCCTGCTCGGGAACGTCCGCGAGGCCGAGTCCGCGATCGTCGTCTATACGCAGCCGAACGTCGTGGGGCTGATGGACCCGAGGACCTTCCAGACGCGGGAGGTCAACCCGGTGCCCTGGACGTTCCCGGTGGAGGGGCAGCCGATCCGGGTGCTCCGCGACGAAGAGCAGGACCGCCTGGTCATCGTCGGGTGA
- a CDS encoding class I SAM-dependent methyltransferase → MRARKVPAAGLADTLGAGWVDRTRRPYVRDGTAWVPVREGYPADADLPEREVYRGRGYHLIGDIAVLHGDAPTEEELAAILRHCRPRSIVRIRGYTGEMRIPDAEVLYGTAGEVRHREQGYTFILDPTRVMFAQGNRTEKARIAALIRPGERVADMFAGIGYFSIPAAASGARVHAMEINPTSFEYLRRNIMANHVADRVTAEVGDCRDLLAGVYDRVLMGHFDAPSMLDDALAHVRAGSVLHVHSIGDATDAIRERAAEAGFRAAIASRRVKKYGPHAWHMVQDVTIS, encoded by the coding sequence ATGCGTGCGCGGAAGGTGCCGGCGGCGGGTCTTGCCGATACCCTCGGTGCCGGGTGGGTGGACCGCACCCGCCGGCCCTACGTCCGGGACGGCACCGCCTGGGTCCCGGTCAGGGAAGGGTATCCGGCCGACGCGGACCTGCCCGAGCGGGAGGTCTACCGCGGGAGGGGCTACCACCTCATCGGCGATATCGCGGTCCTCCACGGCGATGCGCCGACAGAGGAGGAACTCGCGGCTATCCTCCGGCACTGCCGCCCCCGGTCCATCGTCCGGATCAGGGGGTATACCGGCGAGATGCGCATCCCGGACGCGGAGGTCCTCTACGGGACCGCCGGCGAGGTCCGCCACCGCGAGCAGGGCTACACCTTCATCCTCGACCCAACACGGGTGATGTTTGCCCAGGGGAACCGGACGGAGAAGGCAAGAATTGCCGCTCTCATCCGTCCCGGCGAGCGGGTCGCCGATATGTTCGCCGGGATCGGCTACTTCTCCATACCGGCGGCCGCGAGCGGCGCACGGGTCCACGCGATGGAGATCAATCCGACATCCTTTGAATACCTGAGACGCAATATTATGGCAAACCATGTCGCGGACCGCGTCACGGCAGAGGTCGGGGACTGCCGGGACCTTCTTGCCGGAGTCTACGACCGGGTCCTGATGGGGCACTTCGACGCGCCCTCGATGCTCGATGACGCCCTCGCCCATGTCCGGGCAGGAAGCGTGCTCCACGTTCACAGCATCGGGGACGCGACGGACGCGATCCGGGAGCGGGCCGCGGAAGCCGGATTCCGGGCGGCGATCGCCTCCCGCCGGGTGAAGAAGTACGGTCCGCACGCGTGGCATATGGTGCAGGATGTGACGATATCGTGA
- the coaBC gene encoding bifunctional phosphopantothenoylcysteine decarboxylase/phosphopantothenate--cysteine ligase CoaBC: MKTLSGKTVVLAVTGSIAAVETVKLAHTLRREGATVQAVMTEAAVGIVHPDALAYATGRPVVTRITGLVEHVLYCGEGGAADLLLVAPCTANTIGKIACGIDDTTVTTFATTALGRGMPVVLAPAMHESMYRHPGVAENLRKLRSWGIDVIDPRIEEGKAKVAENGTIVLHAARAVSGRPLAGKKILITSGACAEPLDDVRVLTTRATGRMGRVLALEAFRLGADVTVVHAGSFPCVRNIRVTTAAEMREAVLRVCRDEEVDIYVSAAAISDFSPERREGKIPSGSPQTVRLDPLPKVIDEVMASCRPVTVAFKLGWDEEERARAMLEAGARMVVVNAPPAMGAAEGSFRLMTADGVTDVTGSKEEVAAAVWSGLL, encoded by the coding sequence GTGAAGACGCTTTCGGGAAAGACGGTGGTTCTCGCCGTGACGGGGAGCATCGCGGCGGTCGAGACGGTGAAACTCGCCCACACCCTCCGCCGCGAGGGCGCGACGGTGCAGGCGGTGATGACGGAGGCGGCGGTCGGGATCGTCCACCCCGACGCCCTGGCCTACGCGACCGGCCGGCCCGTGGTGACCCGGATCACCGGGCTCGTGGAGCACGTCCTCTACTGCGGCGAGGGCGGGGCGGCGGACCTCCTCCTCGTCGCGCCCTGCACGGCGAATACGATCGGGAAGATCGCCTGCGGGATCGACGACACGACCGTGACGACCTTCGCCACGACGGCGCTCGGCCGCGGGATGCCGGTGGTCCTCGCCCCGGCGATGCACGAGAGCATGTACCGCCATCCCGGGGTCGCGGAGAACCTGCGAAAACTCCGCTCCTGGGGCATCGACGTCATCGACCCCCGGATCGAGGAGGGGAAGGCGAAGGTCGCCGAGAACGGGACGATCGTCCTCCACGCCGCCCGGGCGGTCTCCGGCAGGCCGCTCGCAGGAAAGAAGATCCTCATCACGAGCGGGGCCTGCGCGGAGCCCCTCGACGACGTCCGGGTCCTGACCACCCGCGCTACGGGCCGGATGGGAAGGGTGCTCGCCCTCGAGGCCTTCCGGCTCGGCGCCGACGTGACGGTGGTGCATGCGGGCTCGTTCCCGTGCGTCCGAAACATCCGCGTCACGACCGCCGCGGAGATGCGCGAGGCGGTCCTCCGGGTCTGCCGCGACGAGGAGGTCGATATCTACGTCAGCGCGGCGGCGATATCGGACTTTAGCCCCGAGCGGCGGGAGGGGAAGATCCCGAGCGGCTCGCCGCAGACCGTCCGGCTCGACCCGCTCCCGAAGGTCATCGACGAGGTGATGGCATCCTGCCGCCCCGTGACGGTGGCGTTCAAACTGGGCTGGGACGAGGAAGAGCGGGCGCGGGCGATGCTCGAGGCGGGCGCGAGGATGGTCGTCGTGAACGCGCCCCCGGCGATGGGGGCGGCGGAGGGATCGTTCCGGCTCATGACGGCCGACGGGGTCACTGACGTGACCGGAAGCAAAGAGGAGGTCGCGGCGGCGGTATGGTCCGGACTGCTGTAG
- a CDS encoding pantoate kinase, with amino-acid sequence MVRTAVAFSPGHISGFFRRVEGGDPAATGSVGAGVVIDEGVRSTVSPAHETSVRVVRQGIVAAGSPPVEYALDRLGVTAAVTTECRLPIGAGFGLSAAALLSTLTAINHLFDLGLSTDEVAARAHEAEVLHRSGLGDVAASQAGGVVCRTGPGIHAEITRIYPEEPLYAVSLGPLPTASVLSSEETMARIAAAFPDRCPRDLPDFCHLSRGFAGKSGLIAPGVRGVLEACDGAGVPASMTMLGNGVFACGDGADQVLARFGEVYRLNVARSGPYLIEVRP; translated from the coding sequence ATGGTCCGGACTGCTGTAGCCTTCTCCCCCGGCCACATATCCGGTTTCTTCCGGCGGGTCGAGGGCGGCGACCCCGCGGCCACCGGGAGCGTCGGGGCCGGCGTCGTCATCGACGAGGGGGTGCGCTCGACCGTCAGCCCAGCCCATGAGACGAGCGTCCGGGTGGTCCGGCAGGGCATTGTGGCTGCCGGGTCGCCGCCGGTCGAGTACGCCCTCGACCGGCTCGGGGTCACGGCCGCCGTCACGACCGAGTGCCGGCTCCCCATCGGCGCCGGGTTCGGCCTCTCGGCGGCCGCTCTCCTTTCGACGCTCACGGCGATAAACCACCTCTTCGACCTCGGCCTCTCCACGGACGAGGTCGCCGCCCGCGCCCACGAGGCCGAGGTCCTCCACCGTTCCGGCCTCGGCGACGTCGCCGCGAGCCAGGCGGGCGGGGTCGTCTGCCGGACGGGGCCGGGTATCCACGCCGAGATCACCCGCATCTACCCGGAGGAACCCCTGTACGCCGTGAGCCTCGGCCCGCTCCCGACAGCCTCGGTCCTCTCCTCGGAGGAGACTATGGCGCGGATCGCCGCCGCGTTCCCGGACCGCTGCCCCCGCGATCTCCCTGACTTCTGCCACCTCTCGCGAGGGTTCGCCGGGAAGAGCGGGCTCATCGCACCGGGGGTCCGGGGGGTGCTCGAGGCCTGCGACGGAGCGGGGGTCCCGGCGAGCATGACGATGCTCGGGAACGGCGTCTTTGCCTGCGGAGACGGTGCAGATCAGGTGCTCGCCCGGTTCGGGGAGGTCTATCGCCTGAACGTCGCCCGCAGCGGCCCATACCTCATCGAAGTGAGACCATGA
- a CDS encoding 4-phosphopantoate--beta-alanine ligase, with amino-acid sequence MIPKDHPRYRSLVARERLARCAREGVVALEGLTAHGRGEAFDYLIGEKTTGSASLAARTAAAMLLAARHAVISVNGNTAALAAEEIAALQQASGADVEVNLFHRTEERIALITGILEKHGARVLSGTVERLVPLSHDRALCLPHGIADADVVLVPLEDGDRCAALRAMGKTVITVDLNPLSRTARTATLTVVDEVTRAIPAITAACASLEPDEAGRLIATLDNTYLLRAAIDEMRERLSHALE; translated from the coding sequence ATGATACCCAAAGACCATCCACGTTACCGCTCCCTGGTCGCCCGCGAGCGGCTGGCCCGGTGCGCCCGCGAGGGCGTCGTCGCCCTCGAAGGGCTGACCGCCCACGGGCGCGGGGAGGCGTTCGACTACCTGATCGGCGAGAAGACGACCGGGAGCGCCAGTCTCGCCGCCCGGACGGCCGCAGCGATGCTTCTTGCCGCCCGGCACGCGGTGATATCGGTGAACGGGAACACCGCGGCGCTCGCGGCCGAGGAGATCGCGGCGCTCCAGCAGGCGTCCGGCGCCGACGTCGAGGTGAACCTCTTCCACCGGACGGAGGAGCGGATAGCGCTGATCACCGGAATCCTCGAGAAGCACGGTGCGAGGGTCCTCTCCGGGACCGTGGAACGGCTCGTCCCGCTCTCCCACGACCGCGCCCTCTGCCTGCCGCACGGGATCGCCGATGCCGACGTGGTCCTCGTCCCGCTCGAGGACGGGGACCGCTGCGCGGCGCTCCGGGCGATGGGGAAGACCGTCATCACCGTCGACTTAAACCCGCTCTCGCGGACCGCCCGCACGGCGACCCTGACAGTCGTCGACGAAGTGACGCGGGCCATTCCCGCGATCACCGCGGCGTGCGCCTCCCTCGAGCCCGATGAAGCCGGGCGCCTGATCGCCACGCTTGACAATACCTATCTCCTCCGGGCGGCAATAGATGAGATGAGAGAGAGATTGAGCCATGCTCTGGAGTGA